The following coding sequences are from one Fibrobacter sp. UWT2 window:
- the dnaA gene encoding chromosomal replication initiator protein DnaA has protein sequence MQAEWERCLNYLRGMLSDTVYKTYFAQTKLTSLTTGHAVVTVPPGLDTAVYSAYKELIRLAWREVTHDESAIEFEFQQQETVAQAAPSSNNSFRDFLKPSIPLSGSFRFENFVPGDKAQLAFNAALAVARNPDGTQYNPLFIYGSSGLGKTHLLQAIGNYILEEDPTKRVCYLTSEDFSQQYMKCLREQRITEMSDFYRNEVDILLIDDIQNWTGKYETQNEFFLIFNALHQAGKQIVLTSDAPAAEVKNLSDRLVSRFAWGLTVDIQPPDVETREAILHKKAEERHLEISDDVLHYLAENIASNVRSLESAIIKLTLQSSLMHHDIDMSIAQKVVAEIAPTLRRRVSLDAVLHTVSKHYEVPEAKLTELGRGTKEISKARQVAMYLMRECSPISLQSIGSRFGGKDHSTVVHAIKSIKKEMETDPSFARLIESLKNSIHD, from the coding sequence ATGCAAGCCGAATGGGAAAGATGTTTGAACTACCTCCGTGGGATGCTTTCGGACACGGTTTATAAGACTTATTTTGCGCAGACCAAGCTTACTAGCCTTACCACCGGTCACGCAGTCGTCACCGTTCCGCCCGGACTGGATACCGCCGTCTATTCTGCTTACAAAGAACTCATCCGTCTCGCCTGGCGTGAAGTCACTCACGACGAATCTGCTATTGAATTTGAATTCCAGCAGCAGGAAACTGTTGCACAGGCTGCCCCTTCTAGCAACAACAGCTTCCGCGATTTCTTGAAGCCGAGCATTCCGCTTTCGGGTTCTTTCCGCTTTGAAAACTTTGTGCCTGGCGACAAGGCTCAGCTTGCATTCAACGCAGCCCTTGCAGTCGCCCGCAACCCCGACGGTACGCAGTACAACCCGCTCTTTATTTACGGTTCTTCGGGCCTTGGCAAGACTCACCTTTTGCAGGCTATCGGCAACTACATTCTCGAAGAAGATCCGACCAAGCGCGTGTGCTACCTGACCTCCGAAGATTTTTCGCAGCAGTACATGAAGTGCCTGCGCGAACAGCGCATCACCGAAATGTCCGACTTCTACAGAAACGAAGTCGATATCTTGCTGATTGACGACATCCAGAACTGGACCGGCAAGTACGAAACCCAGAACGAATTCTTCTTGATCTTTAACGCCCTGCACCAGGCCGGCAAGCAGATTGTGCTGACCTCTGATGCTCCTGCAGCCGAAGTCAAGAACCTGTCTGACCGCTTGGTCAGCCGCTTTGCCTGGGGCCTCACGGTCGATATCCAGCCGCCCGATGTAGAAACCCGCGAAGCCATTTTGCACAAGAAGGCCGAAGAACGCCACCTGGAAATCAGCGACGACGTTCTGCACTACCTGGCCGAAAACATCGCAAGCAACGTGCGCAGCCTCGAAAGCGCTATCATCAAGCTCACCTTGCAGTCGAGCCTGATGCACCACGACATCGACATGAGCATCGCTCAGAAAGTCGTGGCCGAAATCGCTCCGACACTCCGCCGCCGCGTAAGCCTCGACGCCGTGCTCCACACTGTTTCGAAGCACTACGAAGTGCCCGAAGCCAAGCTCACTGAATTGGGCCGAGGCACCAAGGAAATTTCCAAGGCACGTCAGGTCGCTATGTACCTGATGCGCGAATGCTCGCCCATTAGCTTGCAGAGCATCGGTTCACGCTTTGGCGGCAAGGACCACTCCACCGTGGTTCACGCCATCAAGAGCATCAAGAAAGAAATGGAAACCGATCCGAGCTTCGCACGACTCATCGAAAGCCTCAAGAACTCGATTCACGACTAA
- a CDS encoding squalene/phytoene synthase family protein yields MSNILDSIGVGENVLDGRAAWKYAEEILLQVSRTFALNINVLKGKLHKSILLAYLYLRIADTVEDDPDMKASEKEVVLGKFADIFKTAELSDELIAAFEQSLPESWHKSEHPYMNLCLHTHVVVPLLREMPETYAAPVRAVTIEMCHGMAKFALRQEAALSSGWFTLESVADLDEYCYYVAGIVGKLLTNLFAADTCLISDARKAEMQKLDVSFGLALQVANIVKDCVEDSGRRVCFVPEEICRKHGFAHSYEMFDVPEDANTRADFDKRRAAVMGELVNKAWGHLDDAIAYTKLIPNVKMRTRLFCLWPLFMAAENMKLIGDGASLFASEKKVKITRDTVKRIVKQTMLHFYSDSWIENSYNKLKQER; encoded by the coding sequence ATGTCGAATATTCTTGATTCAATCGGAGTCGGTGAAAACGTCTTGGACGGTCGCGCCGCATGGAAGTATGCAGAAGAAATCCTTTTGCAGGTTTCAAGGACTTTTGCGCTCAATATCAACGTGCTCAAGGGCAAGCTCCACAAGAGCATTCTACTAGCATACCTTTACCTGCGCATTGCCGATACGGTCGAAGACGACCCCGACATGAAGGCTTCTGAAAAAGAAGTGGTTCTGGGTAAGTTTGCCGATATCTTCAAGACTGCTGAACTTTCTGACGAACTGATTGCTGCTTTTGAACAGTCTCTCCCGGAAAGCTGGCATAAGTCTGAACACCCGTACATGAACCTTTGCTTGCATACTCATGTGGTCGTTCCGCTGTTACGCGAAATGCCCGAAACTTATGCGGCGCCGGTGCGTGCGGTGACCATCGAGATGTGCCATGGAATGGCGAAGTTTGCGCTTAGGCAAGAGGCTGCCCTCAGTTCCGGTTGGTTTACGCTTGAAAGCGTGGCCGACCTCGATGAATACTGCTACTATGTGGCAGGCATTGTCGGTAAACTCTTGACGAACCTCTTCGCGGCTGATACCTGCCTCATTAGTGATGCTCGCAAGGCCGAAATGCAAAAGCTGGATGTGAGCTTTGGGCTTGCACTTCAGGTGGCAAACATCGTGAAGGACTGTGTCGAAGATTCCGGCCGCAGGGTCTGTTTTGTTCCCGAAGAAATTTGCCGCAAGCATGGGTTTGCGCATTCCTACGAAATGTTCGATGTCCCGGAGGACGCGAACACCCGTGCAGACTTTGACAAGCGCCGTGCCGCCGTGATGGGCGAACTCGTGAATAAGGCTTGGGGCCACCTGGATGATGCCATTGCTTACACCAAGCTCATTCCGAATGTCAAGATGCGTACCAGGTTGTTCTGCTTGTGGCCGCTCTTTATGGCCGCCGAGAACATGAAGCTGATTGGCGATGGTGCAAGCCTATTTGCCTCCGAAAAGAAGGTGAAGATTACTCGCGACACCGTCAAGCGAATCGTTAAGCAGACGATGTTGCATTTCTATTCGGATTCTTGGATCGAGAATTCTTACAATAAGTTGAAACAGGAAAGATAA
- the lspA gene encoding signal peptidase II: MKFYNKWPFHLGLILFSIVADQLTKLWALVRFTNETGAPNHDIINVIGELVRFQLVFNKGAAFSSRPQDLMPFLPPWLFFLLISIVATIVLLWFYKSIDKRDWMSRLGVVMILGGAVGNFIDRMRLQMVVDFIDCDLPDFIMTRFPTFNVADSFVTVGVAIVILSPIILKKIHQEIKNEKNKQVDVSP; encoded by the coding sequence ATGAAGTTTTATAATAAATGGCCGTTTCATTTGGGCTTGATTCTTTTTAGTATTGTGGCTGACCAGCTGACAAAGCTGTGGGCGCTTGTTCGTTTTACGAACGAAACGGGTGCGCCGAACCACGATATAATCAATGTCATTGGTGAATTGGTTCGTTTTCAGTTGGTATTCAATAAGGGTGCTGCTTTCAGTAGCCGTCCGCAAGACTTGATGCCGTTCTTGCCGCCTTGGCTGTTCTTTTTGCTGATTTCGATTGTGGCGACCATTGTGCTTTTGTGGTTCTACAAGTCCATCGACAAGCGCGATTGGATGAGCCGCCTTGGCGTGGTGATGATTCTCGGCGGTGCCGTGGGCAACTTTATTGACCGTATGCGCTTGCAGATGGTGGTGGATTTTATCGATTGCGATCTCCCGGACTTTATCATGACCCGTTTCCCGACATTCAATGTCGCGGACTCCTTTGTAACCGTGGGTGTTGCGATTGTGATTCTTTCGCCGATAATCCTGAAGAAAATCCATCAAGAAATTAAGAACGAAAAAAATAAACAAGTGGACGTTAGTCCGTAG
- a CDS encoding peptidase-C39 like family protein: MDIKILQQPDDVTCGPTSLQAVYNHLGYKISLKQLISEIEFLEDGGTLGVFLGIDALKRGFKATIHSYNLTLLDPTWSELSMPELKAKLELLHKAKHAPKLRKAIEAYIRFIDLGGTVAFSDLRAAMFEKYFKKGVPVLCGLSATYLYRSMREFTGADDKSVFDDIHGEPMGHFVVVYGIDDKNQFMVADPDGTNPLHKMPYYKVDKFRLIHSILLGVMTYDGNVLVIENKK; encoded by the coding sequence ATGGACATTAAGATTTTGCAGCAGCCCGACGACGTTACTTGCGGGCCGACCAGCCTACAGGCGGTGTACAACCACCTTGGCTACAAGATTTCTCTAAAGCAACTGATTTCTGAAATTGAATTTTTGGAAGACGGCGGCACCCTCGGCGTGTTCCTGGGAATCGACGCCTTAAAGCGTGGATTCAAGGCGACTATTCATTCGTACAACCTGACGCTTTTGGACCCCACTTGGAGCGAGCTCAGTATGCCGGAATTGAAGGCAAAGCTTGAACTCTTGCACAAGGCAAAACACGCCCCCAAGCTCCGCAAGGCCATTGAAGCTTACATCCGCTTTATTGATTTGGGCGGAACCGTGGCTTTCTCCGACCTCCGCGCGGCCATGTTCGAAAAATACTTCAAGAAGGGAGTACCCGTTCTTTGCGGACTTTCGGCTACCTACCTGTACCGCAGCATGCGCGAATTCACCGGTGCCGATGACAAGTCCGTCTTCGACGACATTCACGGCGAACCCATGGGGCACTTCGTCGTGGTTTATGGAATCGACGACAAGAACCAGTTCATGGTCGCCGACCCCGACGGCACCAACCCGCTGCACAAGATGCCTTACTACAAAGTAGACAAGTTTAGATTAATCCACAGCATTTTGCTCGGCGTTATGACTTACGACGGCAACGTGCTTGTTATTGAGAATAAGAAATAA
- a CDS encoding RimK family protein, which produces MKKLIVVNNPKHWKLHVPGIDIISAQDYLISSKYTNERNLRVFNLCRDYNYQSKGYYVSLLAEARGHKVIPGVKNMRDFKAPAVIKHISDEIDNLIQKSLHKLTGTEFVLSIYFGQNVSPQYLELSQELYRLFQAPLLRAKFVFKQKWFIQSIRPICVDEIPESHMEFVDKFAQEYFEKTRYASSKEEDYLYDLGILTNPDEVEPPSNAQAIQNFIKAAEETGFRVEMITKKDYPRVGEFDAIFIRETTNVNHYTYSFARRAQSQGIAVIDDPDSILRCSNKVYLQELMQAAKIHSPKTIIAHAENRHTLAKEIGFPMVIKSPDSSFSMGVKKATNKEELEQILDEMFQHSDLLIAQEFTPTEFDWRVGVLDGKPLYACKYHMAKGHWQIYNWESNDKQSEEFSGKCESIPIEMVPHGIVKTALRICSLIGNGLYGVDLKEWHGHPIVIEVNDNPSIDAGIEDGVGKSKVYLAIMRSLRHRIEDRMNAAQHKLQQHEREWF; this is translated from the coding sequence ATGAAAAAACTGATTGTGGTGAACAATCCCAAGCACTGGAAATTGCACGTTCCTGGCATCGACATCATTTCGGCACAGGACTACCTGATTTCGAGCAAATACACTAACGAACGCAACCTGCGTGTATTCAACCTCTGCCGCGATTACAACTACCAAAGCAAAGGCTACTACGTGTCGCTGCTGGCCGAGGCTCGCGGGCACAAGGTAATTCCGGGCGTCAAGAACATGCGCGACTTCAAGGCCCCGGCGGTCATCAAGCACATTTCCGATGAAATCGACAACCTGATCCAAAAGAGTCTGCACAAACTCACCGGTACGGAATTCGTGCTTTCGATTTACTTCGGTCAGAACGTGAGCCCGCAATATTTGGAGCTTTCGCAGGAACTTTACCGCCTGTTCCAGGCCCCGCTCCTGCGCGCGAAATTCGTGTTCAAGCAGAAGTGGTTTATCCAGAGTATTCGCCCGATTTGCGTGGATGAAATTCCCGAATCGCACATGGAATTCGTCGATAAGTTTGCGCAAGAATACTTTGAGAAAACGCGCTATGCTTCCAGCAAGGAAGAAGATTACCTGTACGACTTGGGCATTCTCACGAACCCTGACGAAGTGGAGCCGCCGAGCAATGCGCAGGCCATTCAGAACTTTATCAAGGCCGCCGAAGAAACGGGTTTCCGCGTGGAGATGATTACCAAGAAGGACTACCCGCGCGTAGGCGAATTCGACGCCATTTTTATCCGCGAAACCACGAACGTAAACCATTACACTTACAGTTTCGCTCGCCGTGCGCAGTCGCAGGGTATTGCAGTGATTGACGATCCGGACAGCATCCTGCGCTGTTCCAACAAAGTGTACCTGCAAGAACTGATGCAGGCGGCCAAGATTCATTCGCCGAAGACGATTATCGCGCACGCCGAAAACCGCCACACGCTCGCCAAGGAAATCGGATTCCCGATGGTAATCAAGTCGCCGGATTCGAGTTTCTCCATGGGCGTGAAGAAGGCAACCAACAAGGAAGAACTCGAACAGATTCTCGACGAAATGTTCCAGCACAGCGATCTTTTGATTGCGCAGGAATTTACGCCGACGGAATTTGACTGGCGCGTGGGCGTTCTTGACGGCAAGCCGCTTTATGCTTGCAAATACCACATGGCCAAGGGCCACTGGCAAATCTACAACTGGGAAAGCAACGACAAGCAGAGCGAAGAATTTTCGGGCAAGTGTGAAAGTATTCCTATCGAGATGGTTCCGCATGGAATCGTGAAGACAGCACTCCGTATTTGCAGCTTGATTGGCAACGGGCTTTACGGCGTAGATTTGAAAGAATGGCATGGTCACCCGATTGTCATCGAAGTGAACGACAACCCGAGTATTGACGCGGGAATTGAAGATGGCGTGGGCAAGAGCAAGGTTTATCTCGCCATCATGAGATCGCTGCGCCACCGCATCGAAGACCGCATGAACGCCGCACAACATAAATTGCAACAGCACGAAAGGGAATGGTTCTAG
- a CDS encoding glutamate-cysteine ligase family protein, whose product MNYKLWQRYGIEMEYMIVDRDTLDVLPRADVPLGKDKNGEQLSDVEHGPIGLSNELVSHVLEFKCAQPVDSLKHLGKTFHHEILKANESLKSINAMLLPTAAHPFMDPAVMQLWPYDCLDIYQAYDRIFNCKGHGWANLQSTHINLSFNGDEEFGKLHAAIRALLPLIPAVAASSPFLDSKYCGFLDGRIETYRHNQEKIPSITGKVIPEAVFTYKDYEEQIFNRVKADIAPYDPEHLLNHFFLNSRGAIARFDRGAVEIRLVDIQECPDADIAIAEWEVAVLKGLAEGAFASEAEIRALDTDALAKILLDTTHAAEKTVISDRDYLKIWGFDASEITAGELIQKITECVKSKISAHSQALLIEMFKRGTLASALVKAVGADPDRDDFVYEYGKLAKCLAENRLYGI is encoded by the coding sequence ATGAATTATAAGTTATGGCAACGTTACGGCATCGAGATGGAGTACATGATCGTGGATCGTGATACTCTTGATGTACTCCCCCGCGCTGATGTACCGCTTGGAAAAGACAAGAACGGCGAACAGCTTTCGGACGTAGAACACGGACCCATCGGCCTTTCTAACGAGCTCGTGAGCCATGTGCTGGAATTCAAGTGCGCACAGCCTGTCGACAGCCTGAAGCATTTGGGCAAGACATTCCATCACGAAATCTTGAAGGCAAACGAATCGCTCAAGAGCATTAATGCGATGCTCTTGCCGACGGCGGCACACCCCTTTATGGACCCGGCCGTAATGCAGCTTTGGCCCTACGATTGCTTGGACATTTACCAGGCCTACGACCGTATCTTTAACTGTAAAGGCCACGGTTGGGCGAATCTGCAATCCACACACATCAACCTTTCCTTTAACGGCGACGAGGAATTCGGTAAGTTGCACGCCGCCATTCGTGCACTGCTGCCGCTAATTCCTGCCGTAGCAGCCTCCAGCCCGTTTTTGGACAGCAAGTACTGCGGATTCTTGGATGGACGAATCGAAACTTACCGCCACAATCAAGAGAAAATCCCGAGTATTACAGGCAAGGTGATTCCGGAAGCGGTCTTTACTTACAAGGATTACGAAGAGCAGATTTTCAACCGTGTGAAGGCAGACATTGCGCCTTACGATCCGGAACATTTGCTGAACCATTTCTTCTTGAACAGCCGTGGTGCCATCGCCCGCTTTGACCGCGGTGCCGTAGAAATTCGTCTGGTCGACATTCAGGAATGCCCTGATGCCGACATTGCGATTGCCGAATGGGAAGTCGCTGTACTCAAGGGCCTTGCAGAAGGCGCTTTCGCAAGCGAAGCTGAAATTCGCGCCCTCGATACAGACGCACTCGCCAAGATTCTACTAGACACGACTCATGCCGCCGAGAAGACGGTGATTAGCGACCGCGATTATCTGAAGATTTGGGGATTTGACGCCAGCGAAATCACCGCCGGCGAACTCATCCAGAAAATCACAGAATGCGTAAAATCTAAAATCAGTGCCCATTCGCAGGCGTTGCTTATTGAAATGTTCAAACGCGGCACACTCGCAAGTGCCCTCGTGAAAGCTGTCGGCGCAGATCCTGACCGCGACGATTTTGTATACGAATACGGCAAATTGGCGAAATGTCTAGCAGAAAATAGACTATACGGAATTTAA